A stretch of the Bacteroidota bacterium genome encodes the following:
- a CDS encoding SpoIIE family protein phosphatase, protein MSLVTDAILAKLNSLIVVVNHHGKIEYVSPSAKRILGFEPEQLMGEGWWNLTRIDELERADIKALTFQQLKQDSLQESVPYERLLKTATGGDKWILWNTSKGSANTLVGIGHDITDRKIAEQKLIEKHKELEQHNKDIVDSIQYASRIQEAILPDVNRIKNAFDDAFVLYQPKDVVSGDYYFCYQKGSKTFLAVVDCTGHGVPGALMSFIANGILKEVIIKKGIEEPSEILYALDDELFAALNKQNSESITNDGMDVALAVFDSEKNTVNYSGAFRPMLLLRDNELIEFEPNRYPIGFYGDVEKLFVSRKLELQKGDLFYFFTDGYCDQFGGELKKKFNRKRFKELLLSLHSMEMAEQRSFLQYALLNWRQDEPQMDDVCIVGVKI, encoded by the coding sequence ATGTCACTCGTAACTGATGCTATATTAGCAAAGCTCAACAGCTTAATCGTTGTTGTTAACCACCATGGAAAAATTGAATATGTAAGTCCTTCTGCAAAACGAATTTTAGGTTTTGAACCGGAACAGCTCATGGGTGAAGGATGGTGGAACCTAACACGTATTGATGAGTTGGAGCGTGCTGACATCAAAGCGTTAACATTTCAGCAATTAAAACAAGATTCCTTGCAAGAGTCTGTGCCCTACGAGCGATTACTAAAAACAGCCACCGGTGGCGATAAATGGATTTTGTGGAATACTTCTAAAGGTTCGGCTAATACGCTCGTTGGCATTGGTCATGATATAACCGACAGAAAAATAGCGGAACAAAAATTAATAGAGAAACACAAAGAACTCGAGCAACACAATAAAGATATTGTTGATAGTATTCAATATGCCAGTCGCATTCAAGAAGCAATTTTGCCGGATGTTAACAGAATAAAAAATGCGTTTGATGATGCATTTGTTTTGTATCAACCAAAGGATGTGGTAAGTGGCGACTATTATTTTTGTTATCAAAAGGGAAGCAAAACCTTTTTAGCAGTTGTTGATTGCACGGGTCATGGTGTTCCTGGAGCTTTGATGAGCTTTATTGCGAACGGAATTCTTAAAGAAGTAATTATCAAAAAAGGGATAGAAGAACCTTCTGAAATTTTATATGCGTTGGATGATGAATTATTTGCTGCCTTAAACAAACAAAATAGCGAAAGTATTACCAACGATGGGATGGATGTGGCCTTGGCTGTTTTTGATTCTGAAAAGAATACGGTGAATTATTCAGGAGCGTTTCGGCCGATGTTATTGTTGCGTGATAATGAATTAATAGAGTTTGAGCCCAATCGTTATCCAATTGGATTTTATGGTGATGTTGAAAAACTATTTGTATCAAGGAAATTAGAACTACAAAAAGGAGATTTGTTCTATTTTTTTACAGATGGCTATTGTGATCAATTTGGAGGTGAGTTGAAGAAGAAATTCAATCGAAAACGTTTCAAAGAGTTATTGCTTTCTTTACACAGTATGGAAATGGCAGAGCAGCGGTCGTTTTTGCAATATGCGTTGTTGAATTGGCGACAAGACGAACCTCAAATGGATGATGTTTGTATTGTAGGTGTTAAAATATAA
- the ccsA gene encoding cytochrome c biogenesis protein CcsA gives MEYIGEHLGIGKIGNLFVILSFVFALLACISYFFAAKENEDAASWKKIARIAFRLHGLSVLGIVSTLFIMLMNHYFEYEYVWHHSNKEMPMRYILSCFWEGQEGSFLLWTFWHVVLGLILQRTAKNFEAPVMAVIALVQVFLASMLLGITIADVYHLGSNPFTVLLREHPEYSKIPLFTDANYLANPAFDGRGLNPLLQNYWMTIHPPTLFLGFALTVVPFAYAIAGLWKKQFNEWLKPALPWTFAGVAVLGIGILMGGAWAYEALSFGGFWAWDPVENASLVPWLTLVGAAHLMLINRNNGQSLFTAFFLAIISFLLILYSTYLTRSGILGETSVHSFPTAGMAGQLLVYMFCFVIMGMVLLIIRWKHFPKQTKEEGIWSREFWMFVGAIVLLVSSFQIIFYTSIPVWNKLFGMNKAPLKEVIKFYNNWQLPFAFVVTMLIAVGQFFKYKNTDIKQFLKKIGISFVVSLALTFLMIYILNFNDRYFSILLFSSIFAAVANIDYLFRVMGGKVKKAGASIAHIGFALVLLGALISTSKKDIISQNTSGKDVSQLGKSYSNNDNILLTQGDTLKMGKYYVTYVGKRHEGINIYFDVDYFTKDENGKLVKEFSLAPLLQTNPRMGNVAEPDTRHFLTYDVYTHITFADMETLQEKEANNKDEYAQAKNHTIKKGDTLFSSNAIIIFDSLSLNVDKAKYQLKENDIAVEAHFQVLDIKKKYKANPIYVIRDNSIQPIESRVDELGLKFMFWQINPEDGKIQISLQEKKSNVRDFIVMQAMIFPYINILWIGCIVMAIGTILAILERVRKK, from the coding sequence TCTTTCTGTATTAGGAATTGTAAGCACCCTGTTCATCATGCTCATGAATCACTATTTTGAGTATGAATATGTATGGCACCATAGCAACAAAGAAATGCCCATGCGTTATATCCTTTCCTGCTTTTGGGAAGGACAAGAAGGAAGTTTTTTACTTTGGACTTTCTGGCATGTAGTGTTAGGATTGATACTACAGCGCACTGCAAAAAACTTCGAAGCACCCGTAATGGCTGTGATTGCTTTGGTTCAAGTTTTTTTAGCTTCCATGTTACTAGGAATCACGATTGCAGATGTTTATCATTTAGGAAGTAATCCGTTCACTGTTTTATTACGTGAACACCCTGAATATTCAAAAATTCCTCTTTTTACTGATGCCAACTATTTAGCCAATCCCGCATTTGATGGAAGAGGATTAAATCCATTATTGCAAAACTATTGGATGACGATTCACCCTCCTACTCTCTTTTTAGGTTTCGCCTTAACTGTTGTTCCATTCGCTTATGCGATTGCAGGCTTGTGGAAAAAACAATTTAACGAGTGGCTTAAACCTGCTTTACCATGGACTTTTGCCGGAGTAGCCGTTTTAGGAATCGGAATTTTAATGGGTGGTGCTTGGGCTTACGAAGCATTAAGTTTTGGTGGTTTCTGGGCATGGGATCCGGTAGAAAATGCATCTTTAGTGCCTTGGCTCACCTTAGTAGGTGCTGCTCATTTAATGCTGATTAACCGAAACAACGGTCAATCTCTCTTTACCGCTTTCTTCCTCGCTATTATTTCCTTTTTATTGATTCTGTATTCAACTTATTTAACCCGCAGTGGAATCTTAGGAGAAACCTCTGTGCATTCTTTCCCAACGGCAGGAATGGCTGGCCAGTTGCTCGTGTATATGTTCTGCTTTGTGATAATGGGGATGGTTCTATTAATAATCCGTTGGAAACATTTCCCAAAACAAACAAAAGAAGAAGGCATTTGGTCGCGTGAGTTTTGGATGTTTGTAGGTGCCATTGTTTTGTTGGTTTCTTCCTTCCAGATAATCTTCTATACATCTATTCCGGTATGGAACAAGTTATTCGGAATGAATAAAGCACCGTTAAAGGAAGTTATTAAATTCTATAACAACTGGCAACTACCATTTGCTTTTGTTGTAACGATGTTAATTGCAGTCGGACAATTTTTTAAATATAAAAACACCGATATCAAGCAATTTCTAAAAAAAATCGGGATATCATTTGTGGTTTCTTTGGCATTGACGTTTTTAATGATTTACATTTTGAATTTTAATGATCGTTATTTTTCAATTCTGCTCTTCTCCTCTATTTTTGCTGCTGTTGCCAATATCGATTATCTCTTCCGCGTTATGGGTGGGAAAGTCAAAAAAGCGGGTGCATCCATTGCGCATATCGGATTTGCATTGGTTTTGTTAGGTGCCTTAATTTCCACTTCTAAAAAAGATATTATTTCACAAAACACTTCCGGTAAGGATGTTTCTCAATTGGGTAAGTCGTATTCCAATAACGACAACATTTTACTCACCCAAGGAGATACCTTAAAAATGGGTAAATACTATGTGACCTATGTTGGCAAACGTCATGAAGGAATCAATATCTATTTTGACGTAGATTATTTTACAAAAGATGAAAACGGAAAATTGGTGAAGGAATTTTCGTTGGCTCCCTTGCTTCAAACGAACCCACGTATGGGCAATGTAGCAGAACCGGATACACGTCACTTTTTAACATACGATGTATATACGCACATTACGTTTGCGGATATGGAAACGCTTCAAGAGAAAGAGGCAAATAACAAAGACGAATATGCACAAGCCAAAAACCATACAATCAAAAAAGGCGATACACTTTTCTCTTCCAATGCGATTATTATTTTTGATTCACTATCATTGAATGTCGACAAAGCAAAATACCAGCTTAAGGAAAATGATATCGCTGTAGAAGCCCATTTTCAAGTTCTTGACATCAAAAAGAAATACAAAGCCAATCCAATTTATGTGATTCGTGATAATAGTATTCAACCCATCGAATCAAGAGTGGATGAATTGGGATTAAAATTCATGTTCTGGCAAATTAATCCGGAAGACGGAAAAATCCAAATCTCCCTACAAGAGAAAAAATCAAATGTTCGAGATTTTATCGTTATGCAAGCTATGATTTTTCCATACATCAACATTCTTTGGATTGGATGTATTGTTATGGCTATCGGGACAATACTTGCGATTTTAGAAAGAGTTAGAAAAAAATAA
- a CDS encoding HAD-IIIA family hydrolase: MENFKTKLTRVKAFIFDVDGVLTNGSVTLMPSGEQVRVMNIKDGYALQLAVKKGYKIAIISGGKSEMVRTRLNGLGITDVYLGSHTKIDTYKEFIEIYNIQSEEILYMGDDIPDYEVMKKVGVPTCPSDSAQEIKDISIYVSDKKGGEGAVRDVIEQVLKVQDKWLDKEGFVW, translated from the coding sequence ATGGAAAATTTCAAAACCAAACTTACACGTGTAAAAGCATTTATTTTTGATGTAGATGGAGTGCTTACGAACGGGTCTGTCACATTAATGCCCAGCGGAGAGCAAGTGCGTGTGATGAACATCAAAGATGGATACGCATTGCAATTGGCGGTAAAAAAAGGTTATAAGATTGCCATAATTTCCGGTGGAAAATCAGAAATGGTACGAACACGTTTAAATGGGCTTGGAATCACAGATGTCTATTTAGGAAGTCACACCAAAATTGATACGTATAAAGAATTTATTGAAATTTATAATATTCAGTCGGAAGAAATACTTTACATGGGGGATGATATTCCTGATTATGAGGTAATGAAAAAGGTAGGTGTTCCAACTTGTCCGAGCGATTCTGCACAAGAAATAAAAGACATTTCAATTTATGTTTCCGATAAAAAAGGTGGTGAAGGTGCTGTTCGGGATGTGATTGAACAAGTATTAAAAGTTCAAGATAAATGGTTGGACAAAGAAGGATTTGTTTGGTAA
- a CDS encoding outer membrane beta-barrel protein — MKAKITLLKIFILLSITATAQIEKNKELSFTFGPASTKIKNKNISEDKYKDINDKNGFNINLLLSKYKRRVGIGMGLGYSTYNQEIYQKGLFESFSQKDRDGNLYDSWIASDITYTNKLSYLDIPITLHLLLGNSNRFYGFFDIGIVNQIQIGGNYTMKGSIENMGRYETGNPYFFTLSQNNPYYSYKADLYDVRKEDMYETYSLSGHISLGLAAAMTDNLNLKIQPYANFGFSDITAKELRDIPYEDVFGRKSDYQKTKLLAIGINVGFAYNIGNVKVQN; from the coding sequence ATGAAAGCAAAAATTACTTTACTTAAGATCTTTATCCTATTGTCAATAACAGCAACTGCACAAATAGAAAAAAATAAAGAACTGAGCTTTACCTTCGGACCGGCTTCAACGAAAATTAAGAATAAAAACATTTCAGAAGATAAGTACAAAGACATTAATGATAAAAATGGTTTTAACATTAACTTATTGCTTAGTAAATATAAAAGACGAGTTGGAATAGGAATGGGATTAGGGTATTCAACCTATAATCAAGAAATTTATCAAAAAGGATTATTTGAAAGTTTCAGTCAAAAAGATCGCGATGGGAATCTTTATGATAGTTGGATCGCATCAGATATTACGTATACGAATAAGTTAAGTTATTTAGATATTCCAATCACTTTGCACTTACTTTTAGGGAATTCAAATCGCTTTTATGGCTTTTTTGATATTGGAATTGTGAATCAAATTCAAATTGGTGGGAATTACACAATGAAAGGCAGTATTGAAAATATGGGAAGATACGAAACAGGGAATCCCTATTTTTTCACGTTGTCTCAAAATAATCCTTATTACTCCTATAAAGCAGACCTTTATGATGTAAGAAAAGAAGATATGTATGAAACTTATTCGCTGTCCGGTCATATTTCCTTAGGGTTGGCTGCAGCAATGACTGATAATTTAAACCTTAAAATTCAACCATACGCGAATTTTGGTTTCTCTGATATAACAGCGAAGGAATTAAGAGATATACCTTATGAAGATGTTTTTGGTAGAAAAAGCGACTATCAAAAGACAAAATTATTGGCCATCGGAATAAATGTTGGTTTTGCTTATAACATTGGGAATGTAAAGGTGCAAAACTAA
- a CDS encoding DUF2520 domain-containing protein, with amino-acid sequence MKISIIGSGNLATQLGLALHKEGYLISQVFSRNKKNAEVLSKKLKAKAIVELKKLSTDSSIYIISVKDDAIESVAKQLKLKDQIVVHTSGSVSMDVLKKTSKNYGVFYPLQTFSKEKQASFKTIPICIEANNNTTSTTLQYFARSISGNVQKVNSEQRKKIHVAAVFACNFTNHMYAIAEHLLAKDKLSLDLLKPLIEETAHKIKNTKPSSAQTGPAIRNDKKTIDAHLKLLTNEKDLKKIYELLSKSIIKTVK; translated from the coding sequence ATTAAAATATCCATCATTGGTTCAGGAAATTTAGCTACACAACTTGGCTTAGCCTTGCATAAAGAAGGGTATTTGATTTCACAAGTATTTAGTCGTAACAAAAAGAATGCGGAAGTACTTTCAAAAAAGTTAAAGGCAAAAGCAATAGTTGAGCTAAAAAAACTTTCTACCGATTCTTCCATATATATCATTTCGGTGAAAGATGATGCGATTGAATCTGTTGCAAAACAATTAAAATTAAAAGACCAGATTGTTGTTCATACTTCCGGAAGTGTTTCAATGGATGTTCTGAAAAAGACATCTAAAAATTACGGAGTTTTTTATCCATTACAGACATTTTCAAAAGAGAAACAAGCATCTTTTAAAACAATTCCCATTTGCATCGAAGCAAACAACAACACTACTTCCACTACATTGCAATACTTTGCAAGGAGTATCAGTGGCAACGTTCAAAAAGTAAATTCCGAGCAACGTAAAAAAATTCATGTAGCTGCTGTTTTTGCTTGCAATTTTACGAATCATATGTATGCAATTGCTGAACATCTTTTGGCAAAAGATAAGCTATCACTCGACTTACTAAAGCCTTTGATTGAAGAAACGGCACATAAAATAAAAAATACAAAACCTTCGAGCGCACAAACAGGCCCAGCAATCCGAAACGATAAAAAAACAATCGATGCACATTTGAAATTGTTGACAAACGAAAAGGATTTAAAAAAAATCTACGAGTTGCTAAGTAAGAGTATTATTAAAACAGTAAAATAG
- a CDS encoding T9SS type A sorting domain-containing protein, which yields MKKNLLLLFLVCQISLSYSQTAATCNTSTPICNGTVNTYPSSYGSIPAEVGPNYGCLGSQLNPAWFYFKVDSSGSIVINISQLDTAGVGVDVDFVCWGPFSSPTTPCSGGLTGTALDCSYSTSYTEQVNVAGTAGNYYILMITNFSNLPANVSFNFDSTSTGTVSCEETCVTNAYNNSPLCVNGTLQLLATNHFGLGNYNWTGPNGFASSLESPTISSVSMLNEGWYTLNYVRDSTCNVTDSIWVNIDTCGTLTGHVFADMNSNCSLDTLENLIPLAQLKLSSGGTFVDYAWTDPFGYYYFDVFPGTYTIEVVSSPSLPVTCPTSVAHLTTVSPSIITTENFAVDCGVFDLASTWIGVSGIAFFPGASHYLYPSVSSIGPDCSGAPIPGEMILILDPLITYTGPFASATPPTTVIPAPTGDTLKWSIADITALPYYAYMTYGINYTTSSTATIGDIVDITLIVLPITGDADTTNNTYNGHFIVGNSYDPNNKEVSPKGTGVNGYIPANTPELDYTVNFQNTGTAPAINIYILDTLDVDVDITTLKIISSSHPMTVLLLPGNVLKFNFSNIFLSDSTSNEAESHGYVRYSIAPVSGLSPGDQITNTAYIYFDFNSPIVTNTAINTIEFPFSINEYYEYQLGVFPNPTSNSVNIVFEDKMSSELSLRIMNVAGQVIYLEETTGFSGKFTKSINLNTAPQGIYLLEIITDKQIVHKKIIKN from the coding sequence ATGAAAAAAAATCTACTTCTCCTGTTTCTTGTTTGCCAAATAAGCCTTTCATACTCGCAAACAGCAGCAACCTGTAATACCTCAACTCCAATCTGCAATGGAACTGTGAATACATATCCTTCAAGCTACGGAAGTATTCCAGCAGAAGTTGGACCTAATTATGGCTGTTTAGGTTCCCAGCTAAACCCTGCTTGGTTTTATTTTAAAGTAGACTCATCCGGTAGTATTGTCATTAATATTTCTCAATTGGATACAGCAGGCGTTGGTGTTGACGTTGATTTTGTTTGTTGGGGTCCTTTTTCTTCTCCCACAACTCCTTGTTCAGGAGGTTTAACAGGAACAGCACTGGATTGTAGTTATTCAACTTCCTACACAGAGCAAGTAAATGTTGCCGGTACCGCTGGCAATTATTACATTTTAATGATTACCAATTTTTCGAATCTTCCAGCCAACGTTTCGTTTAATTTCGATTCTACCAGCACAGGAACAGTTTCTTGTGAAGAAACCTGTGTTACAAATGCATACAACAATTCTCCATTATGCGTAAATGGTACGTTACAACTATTGGCAACGAACCATTTTGGTTTAGGTAATTACAATTGGACCGGACCAAACGGTTTTGCTTCTTCACTCGAAAGTCCAACAATTTCATCTGTATCTATGCTGAATGAAGGTTGGTATACTTTAAACTACGTTCGCGATTCTACTTGCAATGTAACAGATAGCATTTGGGTAAATATTGATACCTGTGGTACACTTACCGGTCATGTTTTTGCTGACATGAATTCGAACTGCAGTTTAGATACATTGGAAAATCTTATTCCGCTCGCTCAATTGAAACTAAGTTCGGGAGGAACATTTGTTGATTATGCTTGGACTGATCCTTTTGGATACTACTATTTTGATGTATTTCCTGGAACATATACGATAGAAGTTGTTTCTTCACCTAGTTTGCCGGTAACCTGTCCCACAAGTGTTGCACACTTAACAACGGTATCCCCATCCATTATTACTACTGAGAACTTTGCTGTTGATTGTGGTGTATTTGACCTCGCCTCCACTTGGATTGGAGTTTCTGGAATTGCATTTTTCCCTGGCGCATCACACTATCTCTACCCCTCTGTTAGCTCAATTGGACCTGATTGTTCTGGCGCACCAATACCCGGAGAAATGATACTGATATTAGACCCTTTAATAACTTATACAGGACCATTTGCGTCTGCAACGCCTCCAACAACTGTTATCCCTGCACCAACAGGTGATACTTTAAAATGGTCAATTGCAGACATCACTGCTTTACCTTATTATGCGTATATGACTTATGGAATAAATTATACGACATCCAGCACGGCTACTATTGGCGACATTGTTGACATTACGTTAATTGTACTTCCTATTACTGGTGATGCAGATACAACCAACAATACTTATAATGGGCATTTTATTGTCGGTAATTCCTACGATCCTAACAACAAAGAAGTATCACCCAAAGGAACAGGTGTGAACGGTTATATTCCTGCGAATACTCCGGAACTCGACTATACTGTTAACTTCCAAAATACAGGAACTGCACCGGCTATCAATATCTATATCTTGGATACACTGGATGTGGATGTAGACATTACAACCTTGAAAATTATTTCAAGTAGTCATCCAATGACTGTTCTATTATTGCCAGGAAATGTTTTGAAATTTAATTTTAGTAATATTTTCTTATCAGACAGCACAAGCAATGAAGCAGAAAGTCATGGATATGTTCGTTATTCCATCGCTCCTGTGTCCGGATTAAGTCCAGGTGATCAAATTACAAACACTGCTTATATTTATTTTGATTTCAATTCGCCAATTGTCACCAACACTGCAATCAACACAATTGAATTCCCTTTTAGTATCAATGAATACTACGAATACCAATTGGGTGTATTTCCGAACCCAACAAGCAATAGTGTGAACATCGTTTTTGAAGACAAAATGAGTAGTGAGTTGAGTTTAAGAATAATGAATGTGGCTGGACAAGTTATCTACTTAGAAGAGACAACAGGTTTCAGTGGTAAGTTCACGAAATCAATTAATTTAAATACAGCTCCGCAAGGAATTTATTTATTGGAGATTATTACTGATAAACAAATTGTACATAAAAAGATTATCAAGAATTAA
- a CDS encoding geranylgeranylglycerol-phosphate geranylgeranyltransferase: MIAFLKLIRIQNLLIIAFTQYVVRWCIIYPIIKVNSSFYELQLSELNFFLLVLSTVMIAAAGYIINDYFDISIDKVNKPERMVIGKGVKRRVAIGAHTVINFLAIAIALYVAHSIGSWRLALIHFVCAGGLWFYSTSFKRQFLIGNVVIALFTALVPLIAVIYEMIPIYREYLPVDENLSFISVWEYTVALAFFAFITTLLREIIKDIEDMDGDNEYGCKTMPILLGIKTTKNIAMFIAFLTICCLVFIQLEFLKLEDYISLVYFIVALQLPLFFLIYKIKKAGDKKEFRFAGNLSKFIMLMGIIYLLVFAYPILHDFLHVI; the protein is encoded by the coding sequence ATGATTGCATTTCTAAAATTAATACGAATACAAAATTTACTCATCATTGCCTTTACGCAATATGTGGTGCGTTGGTGCATTATTTACCCAATCATCAAAGTAAATAGTTCCTTCTATGAATTGCAACTTTCAGAACTTAATTTTTTCTTATTAGTACTATCAACTGTGATGATTGCCGCAGCTGGTTATATTATCAACGACTATTTTGACATCAGCATCGATAAGGTAAATAAACCTGAGCGAATGGTTATTGGAAAAGGTGTAAAACGAAGAGTTGCTATTGGAGCGCATACCGTTATTAATTTTTTAGCAATTGCAATTGCACTGTATGTGGCTCATTCGATTGGGTCGTGGAGATTAGCATTGATTCATTTTGTTTGTGCAGGTGGATTATGGTTCTACTCTACTTCTTTCAAACGCCAATTCTTAATCGGGAATGTTGTTATTGCCTTATTTACAGCATTGGTGCCCTTAATCGCAGTCATCTACGAAATGATTCCCATTTATAGAGAATACCTTCCTGTGGATGAAAACTTGAGCTTCATTTCGGTTTGGGAATATACCGTTGCACTTGCCTTTTTTGCATTCATTACAACCCTTTTGCGTGAAATTATCAAAGATATTGAGGATATGGATGGAGATAACGAATATGGGTGCAAAACAATGCCGATTTTATTAGGCATAAAAACAACAAAGAACATTGCCATGTTTATTGCCTTCCTCACTATTTGTTGCCTTGTTTTTATTCAATTGGAATTTTTGAAACTCGAAGATTATATTTCATTGGTTTATTTTATTGTTGCGCTCCAACTGCCATTGTTTTTTCTTATTTACAAAATCAAAAAAGCAGGTGATAAAAAGGAATTTCGATTTGCCGGTAATCTTTCAAAATTTATAATGCTGATGGGTATTATCTACTTGCTTGTTTTTGCTTACCCTATTCTCCACGACTTCCTGCATGTCATTTAA
- the maf gene encoding septum formation protein Maf, translating to MSFNQLSKYKILLASKSPRRQYLLKELGLDFEVRTKEVDESFPDELKAYEIPLYLCEKKAHAFDEELNDNTIVITADTVVWLPQTNEVLNKPENFDDAVRMLQLLSGKMHEVYTGVCLKSKKKTKSFYALTKVYFKPLTLEEIEFYINNYKPFDKAGSYGAQDWIGLVAVEKIEGTYFNVMGLPVKELYEELLKF from the coding sequence ATGTCATTTAATCAACTCTCAAAATATAAAATTCTGCTGGCGTCCAAATCGCCACGCAGACAATATCTATTAAAAGAGCTTGGATTAGACTTTGAAGTGCGCACCAAAGAAGTTGACGAAAGTTTTCCTGACGAATTAAAAGCTTACGAAATTCCACTTTATCTTTGTGAAAAGAAAGCACACGCCTTTGATGAGGAATTAAACGATAACACCATTGTTATTACAGCTGACACAGTCGTTTGGCTTCCTCAAACCAATGAAGTACTCAATAAACCTGAAAATTTTGACGATGCAGTTCGGATGTTACAACTCCTTTCCGGTAAAATGCATGAAGTATATACAGGTGTTTGTTTAAAATCAAAAAAAAAAACAAAATCCTTTTATGCGTTAACAAAGGTATATTTCAAACCTTTGACGTTGGAAGAAATTGAGTTTTATATCAACAACTATAAACCTTTCGATAAAGCGGGCTCTTACGGGGCGCAGGATTGGATTGGCCTGGTTGCAGTAGAAAAAATTGAGGGTACCTATTTTAATGTCATGGGATTGCCTGTAAAGGAATTGTATGAAGAGTTGCTGAAGTTTTAA